From one Bacteroides fragilis NCTC 9343 genomic stretch:
- a CDS encoding beta-N-acetylhexosaminidase — protein sequence MNKKLLSRLAPGLFAVVLFTACRPAATVKGNLDVIPQPQEIVLARDTTPFIIDRSTTIVYPATNEKMHRTADFLATFIKEMTGTEVHVSDKEKSSNAIILAVDSTMGHPEGYKLQITPEKVLLTGGSEAGVFYGIQTIHKALPILKDGKVAAALPAGTVTDFPRFRYRGFMIDVGRHFFPVSYLKQMIDLMALHNINYFHWHLTEDQGWRIEIKKYPKLTEIGSKRDSTIIDWETKKFDGKPHSGFYTQDEAREIVRYAADRFITVVPEIDLPGHTTAALASYPELGCTGGPYKVLCSFGVFPDVLCAGNDQTLQFTKDVLDEIMDIFPSEYIHIGGDECPKSRWEKCPKCQAKIKELGIKALPKHSKENQLQTYFMSELEKEINAHGRRMLGWDEVLEGGLTPNSTIMSWRGIQGGIEAARQHHDVIMTPIQRLYFSNPRINKMTGFEWMNRVYNFEPVPAELTDAEKKFVIGTQGCIWTEWTADSTKMEWQILPRMAALSEIQWTLPEHKNFERFMERLPEMLKIYSSLDYGYREDVFAADTLKTHK from the coding sequence ATGAACAAGAAACTACTATCCCGTTTAGCTCCCGGTTTGTTTGCCGTTGTGCTATTCACAGCCTGCCGCCCGGCAGCCACCGTAAAGGGTAATTTGGACGTAATCCCTCAACCGCAGGAGATTGTCCTTGCCCGGGACACTACTCCTTTTATTATTGACCGCAGCACTACGATTGTCTACCCGGCAACCAATGAAAAGATGCATCGTACTGCTGATTTTCTGGCTACTTTTATTAAAGAAATGACCGGAACCGAGGTTCATGTATCGGACAAAGAGAAAAGCAGCAATGCTATTATTCTTGCTGTAGACTCCACAATGGGGCATCCGGAAGGTTATAAACTTCAAATCACTCCTGAAAAGGTTCTTTTGACGGGAGGCAGTGAAGCCGGTGTCTTTTATGGTATCCAGACTATTCATAAAGCTCTTCCGATCCTGAAAGACGGTAAGGTGGCAGCTGCTCTTCCTGCCGGTACGGTTACCGACTTTCCCCGTTTCCGTTACCGGGGATTCATGATCGATGTAGGCCGTCACTTCTTCCCGGTCAGCTACCTTAAGCAGATGATTGACCTGATGGCACTGCATAACATCAACTACTTTCATTGGCACCTGACCGAAGATCAGGGATGGCGAATCGAAATCAAGAAATATCCCAAACTGACAGAGATCGGTTCTAAACGAGACTCTACCATTATCGATTGGGAAACCAAGAAATTCGACGGGAAGCCCCATAGCGGATTTTATACACAGGACGAAGCTCGTGAGATTGTTCGCTATGCTGCCGACCGTTTCATTACGGTAGTTCCCGAAATTGACCTTCCGGGACATACTACTGCTGCACTGGCTTCTTATCCGGAACTGGGATGTACAGGTGGTCCGTACAAAGTACTTTGCTCATTCGGTGTCTTCCCCGATGTACTCTGTGCAGGTAATGACCAGACACTTCAGTTCACCAAAGATGTATTGGATGAAATTATGGATATCTTCCCTTCCGAATATATTCATATCGGCGGTGACGAATGTCCGAAAAGCCGTTGGGAGAAGTGCCCCAAATGTCAGGCTAAAATTAAGGAGTTGGGTATCAAAGCCCTGCCTAAACATTCGAAAGAGAATCAGTTGCAAACCTACTTCATGTCCGAGCTGGAGAAAGAAATCAATGCTCACGGACGCCGTATGCTGGGATGGGATGAGGTATTGGAAGGAGGTCTGACTCCGAACTCCACTATCATGTCATGGAGAGGAATCCAGGGAGGAATCGAAGCTGCCCGCCAGCATCATGATGTCATTATGACTCCTATTCAGCGGCTCTATTTCAGTAATCCGCGTATCAATAAAATGACGGGATTCGAATGGATGAACCGTGTATACAACTTTGAACCGGTACCTGCAGAACTGACCGATGCGGAAAAGAAGTTTGTGATAGGTACTCAAGGATGTATCTGGACCGAATGGACAGCCGATTCAACGAAGATGGAGTGGCAGATTCTGCCCCGAATGGCTGCTTTGTCCGAAATACAATGGACATTGCCGGAGCATAAGAACTTTGAGCGTTTCATGGAGCGCCTGCCCGAGATGCTGAAGATTTATTCTTCTCTGGATTATGGTTATCGGGAAGATGTATTCGCGGCGGATACCTTGAAGACTCATAAATAA
- a CDS encoding arylsulfatase produces MNQKLLFSSALLVGIAGTQQALAQKKKVQDQKRPNVVFILADDLGFGDLSCYGQEKFETPNIDKLAQEGMRFTQCYSGTTVSAPSRSCLLTGTHSGHTAIRGNVELDPEGQFPLPADAQTIFHDFQNAGYKTGAFGKWGLGFIGSTGDPKKQGIDEFYGYNCQLLAHSYYPDHLWDNDKRVELKDNTLDVQYGKGTYSQDLIHSKALDFLDRMGKSGESFCMWYPTIIPHAELIVPEDSIIKKFRGKYPEKPFHGTEPGNPAFRKGGYCSQFYPHATFAAMVYRLDVYVGQIVQKLKEMGVYDNTIIIFASDNGPHMEGGADPDFFNSNGIWRGYKRDLYEGGIRVPMIISWPGRVQPSTQTDFMCSFWDVMPTFREILNPKAKNQQMDGVSLLPLLENRKGQKEHEYLYFEFQEMNGRQAVRKGPWKLVHMNVRGKNPYYELYNLNSDPSERHNVLNQYPEKVTELKAIMQSSHIPNPNFPLLPGEK; encoded by the coding sequence ATGAATCAAAAATTATTGTTCAGTAGCGCGTTGCTTGTCGGCATAGCAGGAACACAACAGGCGCTTGCACAAAAAAAGAAAGTCCAGGATCAAAAGAGACCCAACGTCGTTTTCATCCTGGCCGACGACCTCGGATTCGGTGACCTCAGTTGTTACGGACAAGAGAAGTTCGAAACTCCCAACATAGACAAGTTGGCTCAGGAAGGAATGCGCTTCACCCAGTGTTATTCGGGTACCACCGTCAGCGCCCCTTCACGCTCTTGCCTGCTGACCGGTACCCACAGTGGACATACGGCCATTCGTGGAAATGTAGAACTCGATCCGGAAGGACAATTCCCTCTACCGGCAGATGCACAAACCATCTTCCACGATTTCCAGAACGCAGGATACAAGACCGGCGCTTTCGGTAAATGGGGACTCGGTTTTATCGGTTCCACGGGTGATCCTAAAAAACAGGGCATCGACGAGTTCTATGGCTACAACTGCCAGTTGCTGGCACACAGTTATTATCCCGATCATCTGTGGGACAATGACAAACGAGTAGAACTGAAAGATAACACACTGGACGTACAGTACGGTAAAGGTACTTATTCTCAGGATCTGATTCACTCAAAGGCACTTGACTTCCTCGATCGGATGGGAAAAAGCGGAGAATCGTTCTGCATGTGGTATCCCACCATCATCCCCCACGCCGAACTGATTGTACCCGAAGACAGCATTATAAAGAAGTTCCGCGGCAAATATCCCGAAAAACCTTTCCATGGAACCGAACCGGGTAATCCCGCATTCCGCAAGGGAGGTTACTGCTCACAATTCTATCCACACGCCACATTTGCAGCTATGGTCTATCGTCTGGATGTATATGTAGGTCAGATTGTACAGAAATTGAAAGAGATGGGGGTTTATGACAATACGATCATCATCTTTGCAAGTGACAACGGTCCGCACATGGAAGGTGGAGCCGATCCGGACTTCTTCAACAGCAACGGAATCTGGCGCGGATACAAACGCGACTTGTACGAAGGAGGAATCCGTGTACCGATGATTATTTCATGGCCGGGACGTGTACAGCCCAGTACTCAAACCGACTTCATGTGTTCGTTCTGGGATGTAATGCCTACGTTCCGTGAAATTCTGAATCCGAAAGCAAAGAATCAGCAAATGGATGGTGTCAGTCTGCTACCGTTGCTCGAAAACCGTAAAGGGCAGAAAGAACATGAATATCTGTACTTTGAATTTCAGGAGATGAACGGACGCCAAGCCGTACGCAAAGGACCGTGGAAACTGGTCCACATGAATGTTCGTGGCAAGAATCCGTATTATGAACTCTATAATCTCAATTCTGATCCGTCGGAACGACATAATGTGCTGAACCAATATCCGGAAAAGGTGACGGAATTGAAGGCTATCATGCAGTCATCGCATATACCTAATCCGAACTTCCCGTTACTTCCGGGAGAGAAATAA
- a CDS encoding glycoside hydrolase family 2 TIM barrel-domain containing protein, with product MNKPIKLTFLLILACLMLLPVNAQNTPEWQSQYAVGLNKLAPHTYVWPYASATDVKKGDYEQSPYYLNLNGKWKFHWVKNPDLRPKDFYKPSFYTGGWADINVPGNWERQGYGTAIYVNETYEFDDKMFNFKKNPPLVPYKENEVGSYRRTFTVPAGWKGRRVVLCCEGVISFYYVWVNGHFLGYNQGSKTAAEWDITDQLEEGENTIALEVYRWSSGSYLECQDMWRLSGIERDVYLYSTPKQYIADYKVNATLEKERYKDGIFGLDVTVGGPADGVASVSYTLNDPLGRPVLSGEMPVKSRGLSNFITFGEQRLKDVKRWSAEHPNLYTLVLELKNAGGQVTEVTGCEVGFRTSEIKDGRFCINGVPVLVKGTNRHEHSQLGRTVSKELMEQDIRLMKLYNINTVRNSHYPTDPYWYRLCDRYGLYMIDEANIESHGMGYGPASLAKDSTWLTAHMDRTHRMYERSKNHPAIVIWSLGNEAGNGINFERTYDWLKSVEKSRPVQYERAEQNYNTDIYCRMYRSVDEIKAYLAQKDIYRPFILCEYVHAMGNSVGGLKEYWDVFENNPMAQGGCVWDWVDQSFREIDSNGRWYWSYGGDYGPKGIPSFGNFCCNGLVSADRVPHPHLLEVKKIYQNIKCTLINKNNLTVRVKNWFDFSNLNEYILHWQVVGDNGKLLAEGNKEVNCAPHATADVTLGKVALPANVREGYLNLSWTRKEASPMVGTDWEVAYDQFVLPGTKGSTAYLPAKAGQTAFTVDKETGALNSLTLDGQELLATPVTLSLFRPATDNDNRDRNGAYLWRKAGLNQLTQKVVSLKDGKKAATAKVEILNAKGMKVGDADFAYSLNSAGALKVKVTFRPDTAVVKSMARLGLTFEMNDTYGNVAYLGRGDNETYSDRMQSGKIALYQTTAERMFHYYVTPQSTGNRTDVRWMKLTDETGQGIFVDSNRPFQFSVIPFADDVLEKARHINDLERNGHVTVHLDAEQAGVGTATCGPGVQPQYRVPVTEQSFEFTLRTVK from the coding sequence ATGAACAAACCAATCAAACTAACCTTCCTGCTGATATTGGCCTGTCTGATGTTGTTGCCTGTAAATGCGCAGAATACTCCCGAATGGCAGAGCCAGTATGCAGTAGGTTTGAACAAACTGGCACCTCACACCTATGTGTGGCCCTATGCCAGTGCTACTGACGTGAAAAAAGGGGATTATGAACAGTCACCCTATTATCTCAACCTCAACGGTAAATGGAAATTCCATTGGGTGAAAAATCCTGATCTCCGTCCGAAAGACTTTTATAAACCCTCGTTCTATACCGGAGGCTGGGCAGATATCAACGTTCCGGGAAACTGGGAGCGCCAGGGATACGGAACGGCCATCTACGTAAATGAGACTTATGAATTTGATGACAAAATGTTCAACTTTAAGAAGAATCCCCCTCTTGTGCCTTATAAGGAGAACGAAGTAGGATCTTATCGCCGTACTTTCACTGTGCCTGCCGGATGGAAGGGCCGCCGGGTAGTACTCTGCTGCGAAGGTGTGATTTCTTTTTATTATGTGTGGGTGAACGGACATTTTCTCGGTTACAACCAAGGTTCCAAGACAGCTGCCGAATGGGATATCACCGATCAGTTGGAAGAAGGTGAGAATACGATTGCCCTCGAAGTATATCGCTGGAGTTCAGGTTCCTATCTGGAGTGTCAGGATATGTGGCGTCTGAGTGGTATTGAGCGTGATGTGTATCTGTATAGTACTCCCAAACAGTATATAGCCGATTATAAGGTAAACGCAACTCTTGAAAAGGAACGTTATAAAGATGGTATTTTCGGACTCGACGTTACGGTCGGAGGGCCTGCAGACGGTGTGGCATCCGTATCTTATACACTGAACGATCCGCTCGGACGTCCTGTACTGTCGGGTGAGATGCCTGTCAAGTCGCGCGGACTGAGTAACTTCATCACATTCGGAGAACAGCGCCTGAAGGATGTGAAACGTTGGAGTGCCGAGCATCCCAATCTCTACACCCTCGTGTTGGAGTTGAAAAATGCAGGAGGACAGGTGACCGAAGTCACCGGTTGTGAAGTCGGTTTCCGTACTTCGGAGATCAAAGACGGACGTTTCTGCATCAACGGTGTGCCTGTATTGGTCAAAGGAACCAATCGTCATGAACATTCGCAGTTGGGGCGTACCGTCAGCAAAGAGCTCATGGAGCAAGATATACGTCTGATGAAACTGTATAATATCAATACTGTGCGCAACTCACATTATCCCACCGATCCGTATTGGTATCGGCTGTGCGATCGTTACGGACTTTATATGATCGATGAAGCGAATATCGAGTCACACGGTATGGGATATGGACCCGCTTCGCTTGCCAAAGACAGCACTTGGCTGACAGCACACATGGATCGTACACATCGCATGTATGAACGTTCGAAAAATCATCCTGCCATCGTTATCTGGTCATTGGGCAACGAAGCCGGAAACGGAATCAATTTCGAGCGTACCTACGATTGGCTGAAATCGGTAGAGAAAAGCCGTCCCGTCCAGTACGAACGTGCCGAACAGAATTACAATACCGATATCTATTGTCGAATGTATCGCAGTGTCGACGAAATCAAGGCCTATCTGGCCCAGAAAGATATCTACCGTCCGTTCATTCTTTGTGAATATGTGCATGCCATGGGTAACAGTGTAGGCGGCCTGAAAGAGTACTGGGATGTATTCGAGAATAATCCGATGGCACAGGGTGGCTGTGTGTGGGACTGGGTAGACCAGTCGTTCCGTGAGATCGACTCAAACGGTCGCTGGTACTGGTCGTATGGTGGAGACTACGGACCGAAGGGAATTCCGAGCTTCGGTAATTTTTGCTGCAACGGTCTGGTGAGTGCCGATCGTGTGCCCCATCCGCATTTACTCGAAGTGAAAAAAATCTATCAGAACATCAAATGCACCTTGATCAATAAGAACAATCTGACCGTAAGGGTGAAAAACTGGTTCGACTTCTCTAACCTCAACGAATATATCCTCCACTGGCAGGTGGTGGGTGACAATGGCAAATTGCTGGCCGAAGGTAACAAAGAGGTGAACTGTGCGCCACACGCTACAGCCGATGTGACTTTGGGAAAAGTTGCCTTGCCTGCCAATGTCCGTGAGGGTTATCTTAATCTGAGCTGGACCCGCAAAGAAGCTTCACCGATGGTTGGCACCGATTGGGAGGTGGCTTACGACCAATTTGTGTTGCCCGGAACCAAAGGTAGTACAGCCTATCTGCCTGCTAAGGCCGGGCAGACAGCTTTCACGGTGGATAAAGAAACCGGTGCTCTCAACTCATTGACACTGGATGGACAAGAATTGCTGGCAACTCCTGTTACGCTGAGTTTGTTCCGTCCCGCTACGGATAATGATAACCGTGATCGTAATGGTGCATACCTTTGGCGTAAAGCCGGACTCAATCAGTTGACCCAGAAAGTGGTGTCGCTGAAAGACGGCAAGAAAGCCGCTACTGCGAAAGTGGAGATTCTGAATGCGAAAGGGATGAAAGTGGGTGATGCCGATTTCGCCTATTCACTAAACTCTGCCGGAGCCTTGAAGGTGAAAGTGACTTTCCGGCCCGATACTGCCGTGGTGAAATCGATGGCACGCCTGGGGCTTACTTTCGAGATGAATGATACGTATGGCAATGTAGCTTATCTGGGTCGGGGCGACAACGAGACTTATTCCGACCGTATGCAGTCGGGCAAGATCGCTCTGTATCAGACTACGGCCGAACGTATGTTTCATTACTACGTCACTCCGCAGTCTACCGGGAACCGTACGGATGTCCGCTGGATGAAGCTGACGGACGAAACCGGACAGGGCATCTTTGTCGATTCCAACCGTCCTTTCCAGTTCAGTGTCATCCCCTTTGCCGATGATGTATTGGAAAAAGCCCGCCACATCAACGACCTCGAACGTAACGGTCATGTCACCGTACATCTGGATGCCGAACAGGCCGGTGTGGGAACGGCAACCTGCGGGCCGGGCGTACAGCCGCAATATCGGGTTCCTGTGACGGAACAAAGCTTTGAGTTCACGCTGCGTACAGTGAAGTAA
- a CDS encoding glycoside hydrolase family 20 protein: MKHIIYILLLAFCPLATLQADNLTPIVSVVPCPVQMVPGTGNFLFSGSTVLRVENAEQARVARNFVNLFTRAAGFTPVLKTGKGKGDVCFVTDPLLKSEAYRLSVSPEQISIEASDAKGFFYALQTIRQLLPPDIENSRTVNAMWTVPCLTIQDEPRFGYRGLMLDVSRFFIPKESVLRIIDCMAMLKINKLHFHLVDDNGWRLEIKKYPRLTEIGAWRVDHTDVPFHSRRNPLPGEPTPVGGFYTQEDMKEMIAYAADRQVEIIPEIEMPAHTNSSLAAYPQLACPVVDQFIGVLPGLGGDHASIIYCAGNDSVFTFLQNVIDEVAALFPSRYIHLGGDEAQKTYWKKCPLCQERMKKEHLAHEEDLQGYFMKRIGEYVRSKGKEVMGWDELTNSFIPEGAVIFGWQGMGNAALKAADRGHRFVMTPARVMYLIRYQGPQWFEPLTYFGNNTLKDVYQYEPVQKNWKPEYASLLMGVQASLWTEFCNRPEDVDYLVFPRLAALAEVGWSRPEQKNWDLFLKAMDRYNEHLDVKGIGYARSMYNIQHTSTPVDGALQIKLECIRPDVEIRYTTDGSEPEATSTLYTRPLEFHTVQTLKCATFAAGRQMGKTLVLPLLHNKATAKPIFTQGASGAFVLTNGVRGSLKQTDFEWCSWSKSDCISFTLDLQKDENIHTFTLGSITVYGMAVHKPESISVALSSDNVNFTEVGEKHFTPEEIFREGTYVEDLKFDLGTAKARYVRVTARGVGKCPPDHVRPGQEARIFFDEIIVE; this comes from the coding sequence ATGAAACACATTATATATATACTCCTGTTGGCGTTCTGCCCCCTTGCAACGCTGCAGGCCGATAACTTAACACCAATCGTTTCTGTAGTTCCCTGCCCGGTACAAATGGTACCGGGTACCGGGAACTTCCTTTTCTCCGGGAGCACCGTGTTGAGGGTGGAAAACGCGGAACAGGCCCGCGTGGCACGGAATTTCGTCAACCTCTTCACCCGGGCCGCCGGATTCACCCCCGTGCTGAAAACGGGAAAGGGGAAAGGTGATGTATGCTTTGTCACCGACCCCTTGCTGAAAAGCGAGGCTTACAGGCTGAGCGTCAGTCCCGAACAGATCAGCATAGAGGCGTCTGACGCCAAAGGATTCTTCTATGCCTTACAGACGATCCGTCAGTTGCTTCCTCCCGATATTGAAAATTCCCGTACGGTAAATGCCATGTGGACGGTTCCTTGTCTGACTATTCAGGATGAACCCCGTTTCGGTTACCGGGGATTAATGCTGGATGTTTCCCGCTTTTTCATTCCTAAAGAGAGTGTGTTGCGAATCATTGACTGCATGGCTATGCTGAAAATCAATAAGCTTCACTTCCACCTGGTGGACGATAACGGCTGGCGACTCGAGATCAAGAAATATCCCCGTTTGACTGAGATAGGCGCGTGGCGGGTAGACCATACGGACGTACCGTTCCATTCACGGCGGAATCCGTTACCCGGTGAACCCACCCCTGTAGGTGGCTTTTACACTCAAGAGGATATGAAGGAAATGATTGCCTATGCCGCCGATCGTCAGGTAGAGATTATTCCCGAGATAGAGATGCCGGCACATACCAATTCGTCGCTGGCAGCTTATCCTCAACTGGCTTGTCCGGTGGTAGATCAATTTATCGGTGTGTTGCCGGGTTTGGGCGGTGATCATGCCAGCATCATCTATTGTGCCGGAAACGACAGCGTATTCACTTTCCTGCAAAACGTCATCGATGAGGTGGCAGCACTGTTTCCGTCACGTTATATTCACTTGGGGGGCGATGAAGCCCAGAAAACCTACTGGAAAAAGTGTCCCCTCTGCCAGGAACGTATGAAGAAAGAGCACCTCGCCCATGAAGAGGACCTTCAAGGTTACTTCATGAAGCGGATAGGCGAATATGTACGCAGCAAAGGCAAAGAGGTGATGGGATGGGACGAGCTGACCAACAGCTTCATTCCCGAAGGTGCTGTCATCTTTGGCTGGCAAGGGATGGGCAATGCGGCTTTGAAAGCTGCCGACCGGGGGCACCGGTTTGTGATGACCCCCGCCCGAGTGATGTATCTGATCCGTTATCAGGGACCGCAATGGTTTGAACCGCTTACTTATTTCGGTAACAATACGCTGAAAGATGTTTATCAGTACGAACCGGTCCAGAAGAACTGGAAACCTGAGTACGCTTCGTTGCTGATGGGGGTACAGGCTTCATTGTGGACTGAGTTCTGTAATCGTCCCGAGGATGTGGACTATCTTGTTTTCCCCCGTTTGGCGGCGCTTGCCGAAGTGGGATGGAGTCGTCCGGAACAGAAAAACTGGGACTTGTTTCTGAAAGCGATGGATCGGTATAATGAACACCTCGATGTGAAAGGTATCGGATATGCCCGCTCGATGTACAATATTCAGCATACCTCGACTCCTGTCGACGGTGCATTACAGATAAAATTGGAATGTATCCGCCCCGATGTGGAAATTCGTTATACAACCGATGGTTCCGAACCGGAAGCAACTTCCACCCTTTACACCCGGCCGTTGGAATTCCATACTGTGCAGACACTGAAGTGCGCCACTTTCGCCGCCGGCCGCCAGATGGGAAAGACTCTCGTATTACCGTTGTTACACAACAAGGCTACTGCCAAACCGATATTCACTCAAGGAGCTTCCGGAGCATTTGTTTTGACCAACGGAGTGCGGGGCAGCTTGAAGCAAACTGACTTCGAATGGTGCTCGTGGAGTAAGAGTGATTGCATTTCTTTTACATTAGATTTGCAGAAAGACGAAAATATTCATACTTTTACGCTGGGTTCCATTACGGTGTACGGGATGGCAGTTCATAAGCCGGAGTCCATTAGTGTTGCCTTGTCTTCGGACAACGTAAACTTTACGGAAGTGGGAGAGAAGCATTTCACTCCCGAAGAGATTTTCCGTGAAGGAACTTATGTAGAAGACTTGAAATTCGATTTGGGAACGGCAAAGGCCAGATATGTACGCGTCACCGCCCGTGGAGTCGGAAAATGCCCTCCCGATCACGTCCGTCCGGGACAGGAAGCACGAATCTTTTTTGACGAAATAATTGTGGAATAA
- a CDS encoding sulfatase family protein, translating into MNNLPSGILYSLTGAAAVASLTSCATGKQKEEQKPLNIVYIMTDDHTAQMMSCYDTRYIETPNLDRIARDGVRFTNSFVANSLSGPSRACMITGKHSCANKFYDNTTCVFDSAQQTFPKLLQKAGYQTALVGKWHLESLPSGFNYWEIVPGQGDYYNPDFITQDNDTVQKHGYITNLITDDAIDWMENKRDESKPFCLLIHHKAIHRNWMADTCNLALYEDKTFPLPDNFFDDYEGRLAAAAQEMSIVKDMDMIYDLKMLRPDKDSRLKSLYQKFLGRMDEGQRAAWDKFYGPVIDDFYKQNLSGKELADWKFQRYMRDYMKTVKSLDDNVGRVLDYLEKKGLLDNTLVVYTSDQGFYMGEHGWFDKRFMYEESMRTPLIMRMPKGFDRRGDITEMVQNIDYAPTFLELAGAPVPADIQGVSLLPLLKGEQPKDWRNALYYHFYEYPAEHMVKRHYGIRTERYKLIHFYNDINWWELYDMQADPTEMHNLYGQKEYEPVVKELKEQMLKLQEQYNDPVRFSPERDKE; encoded by the coding sequence ATGAACAATCTACCATCCGGAATTCTCTACTCGCTGACCGGTGCGGCAGCTGTAGCTTCTTTGACTTCATGTGCCACGGGCAAACAGAAAGAAGAGCAAAAACCTCTGAACATTGTTTATATTATGACGGACGATCATACGGCGCAAATGATGAGCTGCTACGATACCCGTTATATAGAAACTCCCAACCTCGATCGCATTGCCCGCGATGGCGTGCGCTTTACGAATTCTTTTGTAGCCAACTCACTGAGCGGCCCCAGCCGTGCCTGCATGATCACCGGCAAACATAGCTGTGCCAATAAATTCTACGACAATACGACTTGCGTGTTTGACAGTGCCCAGCAAACTTTCCCGAAACTGCTTCAGAAAGCCGGTTACCAAACCGCTCTTGTAGGTAAGTGGCACTTGGAGAGCCTGCCCTCAGGCTTCAATTATTGGGAGATTGTGCCCGGACAAGGCGACTATTATAATCCCGACTTCATTACACAAGATAACGATACCGTTCAGAAACACGGTTATATCACCAACCTGATCACTGATGACGCTATCGACTGGATGGAGAATAAGCGTGACGAGAGCAAACCGTTTTGCCTGTTGATTCATCATAAAGCTATTCACCGTAACTGGATGGCAGATACCTGTAACCTGGCTTTGTACGAGGACAAAACCTTCCCGCTACCCGATAACTTCTTTGATGATTACGAAGGCCGTCTGGCTGCTGCGGCACAGGAGATGAGTATCGTGAAGGACATGGACATGATTTATGACCTGAAGATGCTGCGTCCGGATAAGGACTCACGTCTGAAATCACTTTATCAGAAGTTTCTGGGACGTATGGACGAAGGACAGCGTGCGGCATGGGACAAGTTCTATGGTCCGGTGATCGATGACTTCTACAAGCAAAACCTGAGTGGGAAGGAATTGGCTGACTGGAAGTTCCAGCGCTACATGCGCGACTACATGAAGACTGTGAAGTCACTGGATGACAATGTGGGACGTGTGCTCGACTATCTTGAAAAGAAGGGATTACTGGACAACACGTTGGTGGTCTATACCTCCGACCAGGGCTTCTATATGGGCGAACACGGTTGGTTCGACAAGCGTTTCATGTATGAAGAGTCCATGCGTACACCGCTGATCATGCGTATGCCGAAAGGATTCGACCGTCGTGGTGACATCACCGAGATGGTTCAGAACATTGACTATGCACCTACTTTCCTCGAACTGGCCGGTGCTCCTGTTCCTGCTGATATACAGGGTGTGTCATTGCTGCCATTGCTGAAAGGCGAACAGCCCAAAGACTGGCGGAATGCATTATACTATCACTTCTATGAATATCCGGCCGAGCACATGGTGAAACGTCATTATGGAATACGTACCGAACGCTATAAACTAATTCATTTCTATAACGACATCAATTGGTGGGAACTGTATGACATGCAAGCCGACCCGACGGAAATGCACAATCTGTACGGACAGAAAGAGTATGAACCTGTGGTGAAAGAGCTCAAAGAGCAGATGCTGAAGTTGCAGGAACAATACAATGATCCGGTACGCTTCTCTCCGGAGCGGGATAAAGAATAG